DNA sequence from the Malus domestica chromosome 11, GDT2T_hap1 genome:
tgtaagagtgtatccggcgtgttgtgtgatcgtcgtaggccactgaagctcaagggaaaattttataggacggcaataaggccaacgatgttgtatggcacagaatgttgggcggtgaagcatcaacacgtacacaaaatgggtgtagcggagatgaggatgcttcgtgggatgtatgggcacacgagaaaggataagattgggaatgaggatatccaaggtaaagtaggagtagccaaaattgaaggaaatatgagagaaaatcggttccggtggtttggacatgtgcaaagaaggcctactgacgctccggttcgaaaatgtgactacgggacagaagttcagggccgaaggggtagaggaagacctaggaaaactttggaagagaccctaagaaaagacttgattacttggatctaacggaggacatgacacaaaaccgagcgcaatggcgttctaggattcatatagccgaccccacttagtgggaaaaggctttgttgttgttgttgttgtaatagtaCGGTATGGGACCTATAAAATTTAAGTGATTAATTATTCAAATTAGGAGATTAAGTGATGCGTTTTGTATTATATTTTGTATCTGCATAATTGAttaaactccttttttttttgaaggtaTAGGTCCCTACTGAGCTTTTAGCTCATCCTAATTAAATTTGTGCAGGTCATGGACCGGAGAACTAGTTGTGTATTTTGTGTGAAGTCTGGAGCAGTGTGTACACAAATAAATGAAGAAGCTCggatgttttcttcttttctttttgttattttgctTTCTTTCGTGGTTTTTGGTTTGTTGGAATAAGGAACTACTTGTGTGATTTTTTTAGTAGTATTTCGAATGTAAAAGTACTTTAATAAAGTACATGTTTCcgctgtttttttttattttttatttataattataaattttttttcgcTCTTCacattttaattactttagatTAGCTAATTTAGTTAAAGTGTGATAATGTCCTATTCAAAGGTTTAGACTTAATCTTGGATTGGAGTGTGACAAACTACCACAACTCAACTACGTAAAGCGCAACCATCCCATAACTATGACTAATACCTCATGACGATCATCTTTAAAATTGAGCCTAACATATGGATAAAACAAATCAAGTGAAGTGAAATGAAGCATGTTTAGCTGCTTGATTTCACACATGGAATAATAGGTATCATTATCCATGATTGGGCTGAGGGTCGGAAGAAAATTATTAATCACCAAAATGGCCACCACTACCATCACTAAACTACCTAAAGCCCAACCATCCTGTCACAATATAACCATCTTCTTCTAATCTTGACATATTTGCGACATTGAGGTCCTGGTCCTGGATGTGTGACTTTTATTTATGTATTCTTAggtgtagttttttttttaaataataaaatattttcctCGTACTAGGTTTCACCGAGACAAAAAGGGTTCAAATGAATGATAAAGTTTCGACTAAAGTGTTAACGAACATAATGAAGGTGGTACATATTAGACTTGTAAATTGAGATCGGTTGGTCATGGCCCTACCCAGCCCTTTAATGTTCGGCTTGAGGAGTTAAACGAATTGACCAAATTTGAGATATTTATGGCCCAGCCCAGCTCAAGGGCCAATAACTCTCCTCTCTGTCAAATACGTATAAATATCCTTTCGGCCTGCCCTTATACCTAATAAAGTCTGACCCTACGATCAGGATGGGCCAACCTTGTACtttaaaaaaatgttcaaaCTCGGCCCGATCCATAAGACCTTGGCAAAATCTAGCCGCTCAAAATATTGATAGGCAATACCACACTTTTCACATTTCACATACCTTTCGATTTTAGATCGAGTGATTTGAAGATGATTAAATGACAGAAAGTAACAGGGGATGTCAGGATGTAAAAAGTGATGTGTGGATCACACCActtttttttggtttaaaagTTTAAGGTTAGGATTCTAAAATTTAAGTAAGTCTCACGCTATCTAAAATTTAGACTTAGGTTAATTTGACCGCTCAAAATACTTGAATTTTAATTTAACTAAGCAAATTTAACTAGGCCAAAAATTCCCATTATAGGTGCTCTTACAAACTTAGTACATGCCCTATAAGACATGAGTTTACGTGGCAAATTGACAAGATTTTTCAGTTAGTATTTGTGCATACTAGTAGTCCATGGGGGATGAGAATCCACTTCATATCTTGTTTGTGGGATCTTCACATCAGaatcgtttatcgtatattatgcggtcaatttttgttaggaactatttgtgtttaattttaaataaataaattcaaatttatttctGACCAtacaatatacgataaacagaTAAAATGTAAGAATCCCTAGGATTCCCACAACTTGGATCCGGATAGGATCCAAATCCTTCATATGGTATTTGTGCAATTTTCCCAAATATTTCATCATTGAAATTAAATTGGGCTcggtattttttatttatttttattttgaacaaacaatatgatctacattaaaaataaactgtagcaatggtccatcaactaaaaatccattaccattagtCCCTAAACTCATCAAACTGTGTAGCTATGACCTTTTTCATTAACTTCgttaaaattttgtcaaaataagttatgttggaataaccattgctacaattgaggtTCCTCagctcatcaaaacgtgtaactATGGTTATTTTCATCAGaatgtcaaaatgagttatgttggaagaaccattgctacaattggattaaagttgagggaccatttctctagttggattaaagttgatggactaatggtaataaatttttaattgagggatcatagctgcatgttttgatgagttggggaatggtaatagatttttaattgaaggatcattgctctaattaaattaaaattaagagaatattgctacaatttactcgaAAGTAGTGGTTCCAATTAAATTAAAGTTAAGGAAATATTCacaatgtgattcaaatttacaTTTAgtaagaatcgaacttaagatctcTGCTACTAAATCTGAGTGTTAAGTAGCAATTGACCTTGTAGTTAGATAGATGTTGTCTCTTTATTCAATTTGTTTAGCAATATGGCATCGGTTTGACCAAACCCATCCGTCCACAGTCTGCACTCTTTCTGAATCCagagctgctgctgctgctgcttgcAGTTCTTCGTTGCAAATGAGTCTCCTGGTGGTCCTCCTCACGATCCTTACATTCTCAGTTCCTTCTGCCACAGCCTCAGCAAGCGATCACAGCTACAATGTAGGAGATCATGTCCCCTTGTTCGTCAACAAAGTTGGCCCCTTGAACAACCCCAGGTACCATTATCTTCCCCACCGCCGATTGAATACAAATTGTTTAAATTCTGTAAATTTTTTGAGAGGAAAAGGCTAGCAGTTTAAAGTTCTTGCATCGTATGATCCGCCGAAAACTACTTTTTAGTTTTCGTTTTCTTCCCAATTTTTCTGAAACAGTGAATTTGAAGATGGAGTACGAAACCCATTTGAATGGTGCTCAACGAACTGATTTTCGTAAAACGATGTTGTTTTTAGGACATTAAGAATTTGATGGGTTTTGATTGTGGAATTCATGAGTATGAAATGAAGTTTAATTGACAGCATTAGGACTAACATTTGAGGGGTAGCAAACTTACGGTGACTTTTAGGAAAGTGAGACAATGGTTGTATATGTAGGCTGTGTGAATATTCGATGAAATTAGTAGTTCTACGATCCAAGTTTGAATTCTCACTTCGTAATGAAAAGCTGATCTGTTCCGGTTTCCTTAACAATTGAATTCTCATTTCGTAATGAAAAGCTGATTTGTTCCTGTTTCCTTAACGATTTGCAAGGTATAACAATTGATAGTTCGAATCAAGAGGAGTGCTTTTTAAAGGATTGGGGGCTTGAGATGCAAATTAATCTTGTTTATTATGTACAGTATGGCTTTAGATCTAGATGACATTGGGTATACTGCATGCTAGCAGTTAAAGATTAATAAACTTAAATGAAATAATCTCTCTTTCCTTGGTAATGTTGCCTTCTTCCGCTTTTAATATTGTTTCCACTTGTTATTCTCTTGCAGTGAGACCTATCATTACTATGATTTGCCATTCTGCCACCCAGGTTAGCCTTTAGGCTCAGAGTGAAATTTTTATTGTGCAATGCTTAGTCGAAGAAGTAACTGAAACCTTATATCAAGATTAGTTGTAACTTGTGCCTAGGTTTTCTGCAAGTACGAACGATGCAACATCAGAACAATGAGTTTTCCATCGTTTAATATCACCAATCTTTGCATTACATAAAGAATGTAGGGAAAAAGTTAAACATATTATCAGATCTTTTTGCTTTTCAAGCTTTGTTTTGACCAGAAACTGTCTTgcattgttattttattttcaataacTTAGTAAGAGTAGTGATGCCGACCATTGTGGCTTGCAGATCCGGTAATCCAAAAGAAAGAATCCATTGGGGAAGTTTTGAATGGGGATCGTTTGGCCAACTCCTTATATCAGTTGAATTTCAGGCAATACAAAGCTGGAGAGAGTCTGTGTCAGAAGAAGCTTAAAGTTGTTGAAATTGTGAAGTTCAGGGATGTTATCAGTAATGAATTTTACTTCCAGATGTATTATGATGATCTTCCAGTCTGGGGGTACATTGGGAAAGTTGAAGATGAGAGTTGGGAAAAAAGGACCAAGTATTATCTGTTCACACATTTGTCTTTTGATGTTCTTTACAATGGAAACCAAGTAATAGAAATACATGCTTTTAGTGATCCAAATCATGCTGTTGATATAACAGAAGATGTTGATATTGACATTGAGTTCACTTATTCGGTTAACTGGAATACCACATCAACTCAGTTCCAGAACAGGATGGACAAGTACTCAAAGGCTTCATTACTGCCAGTCCGCCAGAAAATTCATTGGTTCTCATTCATTAATTCCATTATCATCATTGTGCTTTTGATGGGATTGCTTACTTTGCTCATAATGCGACGCCTCAAGAATGATCTGAGAAAGTAATACattatttacaattttttccAACTACATTATGTTTTTACTTGGTCAGCCTAGTGTAATGAATCTTGTCATAGGTTCTCAAAtagtgatgaagaagaagacaaggaggtTGGCTGGAAATACATTCATGGTGATGTTTTCAGATATCCTCCAAACATGCCATTGTTTTGTGCTGTCTTGGGTGTGGGTACCCAACTGCTTGCCATGTAAGCTAATTTATCATTCTTCAGTCAATTCTCTTCTTGTTTCATAGCTTTATGTTTTATAAATAGCATGGTGATAGATATTTCACTCTGTTTTTACCGTGAAGGGAACACCTATAGAACAGAGGGACATCATACCCTCTGTAAATGTTGAACAGTCTAATGTGACCTTTCTTACGTGCTTTCACACATA
Encoded proteins:
- the LOC139189293 gene encoding transmembrane 9 superfamily member 5-like isoform X1 translates to MLSLYSICLAIWHRFDQTHPSTVCTLSESRAAAAAACSSSLQMSLLVVLLTILTFSVPSATASASDHSYNVGDHVPLFVNKVGPLNNPSETYHYYDLPFCHPDPVIQKKESIGEVLNGDRLANSLYQLNFRQYKAGESLCQKKLKVVEIVKFRDVISNEFYFQMYYDDLPVWGYIGKVEDESWEKRTKYYLFTHLSFDVLYNGNQVIEIHAFSDPNHAVDITEDVDIDIEFTYSVNWNTTSTQFQNRMDKYSKASLLPVRQKIHWFSFINSIIIIVLLMGLLTLLIMRRLKNDLRKFSNSDEEEDKEVGWKYIHGDVFRYPPNMPLFCAVLGVGTQLLAMLFILFLLALFGVLYPYNRGALFTSLVFIYTLTSIIAGYTASAFHNQFSVTGWERSVLLTAILYLGPLFVTSSILNTVAISYGATAAIPFGTLLAILLIYAFLVIPLLAFGGVIGYCIRSEFQAPCAIKQYPREIPQLAWYRRTPCQMFIGGLLPFSAIAVQLHHLYASMWGYKIYTLPGILFVTFIILIIMTAILTVGLTYIQLSVEDHEWWWRSVLCGGSTAIFMFAYSMYFYSRSKMTGFMQLSFFIGYNACMCYAFFLMLGGISFRVSLVFVRHIYGAVKSE
- the LOC139189293 gene encoding transmembrane 9 superfamily member 5-like isoform X2 is translated as MLSLYSICLAIWHRFDQTHPSTVCTLSESRAAAAAACSSSLQMSLLVVLLTILTFSVPSATASASDHSYNVGDHVPLFVNKVGPLNNPSETYHYYDLPFCHPDPVIQKKESIGEVLNGDRLANSLYQLNFRQYKAGESLCQKKLKVVEIVKFRDVISNEFYFQMYYDDLPVWGYIGKVEDESWEKRTKYYLFTHLSFDVLYNGNQVIEIHAFSDPNHAVDITEDVDIDIEFTYSVNWNTTSTQFQNRMDKYSKASLLPVRQKIHWFSFINSIIIIVLLMGLLTLLIMRRLKNDLRNDEEEDKEVGWKYIHGDVFRYPPNMPLFCAVLGVGTQLLAMLFILFLLALFGVLYPYNRGALFTSLVFIYTLTSIIAGYTASAFHNQFSVTGWERSVLLTAILYLGPLFVTSSILNTVAISYGATAAIPFGTLLAILLIYAFLVIPLLAFGGVIGYCIRSEFQAPCAIKQYPREIPQLAWYRRTPCQMFIGGLLPFSAIAVQLHHLYASMWGYKIYTLPGILFVTFIILIIMTAILTVGLTYIQLSVEDHEWWWRSVLCGGSTAIFMFAYSMYFYSRSKMTGFMQLSFFIGYNACMCYAFFLMLGGISFRVSLVFVRHIYGAVKSE